In a genomic window of Candidatus Zixiibacteriota bacterium:
- a CDS encoding DUF5680 domain-containing protein translates to MDKIALIAFIAKAHRHTYAAPKEVRKRHLCEIPVSQGHTDHEYSECDLRYHDSYAGSTWAPEREVVFYKEDPIWCMAYQGQNNSEYGEQFFQEQAFPFLKRALMNFEDDIPFRGPREFSEGDFKYTFEMHGDYDYFKGQERIFYKGDSVFFQDVMGSLIR, encoded by the coding sequence ATGGACAAAATAGCTCTCATAGCGTTCATCGCCAAAGCACACAGACATACTTATGCGGCCCCAAAAGAAGTACGGAAACGACATTTATGCGAGATTCCGGTATCGCAAGGCCATACAGATCATGAGTATTCAGAGTGTGACTTGAGATATCATGATTCTTATGCGGGAAGTACTTGGGCTCCCGAAAGAGAGGTTGTCTTCTATAAAGAAGATCCTATCTGGTGTATGGCATATCAAGGACAAAATAATTCGGAGTATGGTGAACAGTTTTTTCAAGAACAGGCATTCCCTTTTCTAAAAAGAGCTTTAATGAATTTTGAGGATGATATTCCATTTCGGGGGCCAAGAGAGTTCTCTGAGGGTGATTTCAAGTATACTTTTGAAATGCATGGAGATTACGATTATTTCAAAGGCCAAGAGAGAATTTTCTACAAGGGAGACAGTGTCTTTTTTCAAGATGTTATGGGCTCGTTAATACGATAG